Proteins from a genomic interval of Rosa chinensis cultivar Old Blush chromosome 2, RchiOBHm-V2, whole genome shotgun sequence:
- the LOC112190429 gene encoding LOW QUALITY PROTEIN: probable indole-3-acetic acid-amido synthetase GH3.1 (The sequence of the model RefSeq protein was modified relative to this genomic sequence to represent the inferred CDS: inserted 1 base in 1 codon): MAIDSVTSSPLGPPATEKDAKALQFIEETTKNTDAVQERVLIEILSRNAETEYLKRFGLNGATDRDTFKSKIPVVTYEDLQPEIQRIANGDRSPILSSHPISEFLTSSGTSAGERKLMPTIHEELDRRTLLYSLLQPVMNLYVPDLDKGKGLYFLFIKAETKTPGGLLARPVLTSYYKSEHFKTRPYDPYNVYTSPNEAILCSDSFQSMYAQMLCGLIMREQVLRVGAVFASGLLRAIRFLQLNWQQLAEDIKTGILNPKITDVSIREKMVELLKPDAELVEFIKKECEGENWEXIIPRIWPNTKYLDVIVTGAMAQYIPTLDYYSNSLPKACTMYASSECYFGLNLKPMCDPSEVSYTIMPMMGYFEFIPHDPSAPPLSKKSPPRLLELADLEVGKEYELVISTYAGLCRYRVGDILQVTGFYNAAPQFRFVRRKNVLLSIDADKTDEAELQKGIDNATELLREFNTSVVEYTSYADTKTFPGHYVIYWELMVKDPSISAPSHEVLNRCCLVMEESLNSVYRQYRVSDKTIGPLEIRVVKSGTFEELMDYAISRGASINQYKAPRCVNFSPIMELLDSRVESVHFSPALPHWTPERRH, from the exons ATGGCCATTGATTCAGTGACTTCATCCCCTCTGGGCCCACCAGCCACCGAGAAGGACGCCAAGGCGCTTCAGTTCATAGAGGAGACGACCAAGAACACTGACGCTGTGCAGGAGAGGGTTCTCATTGAGATTCTCAGCCGAAACGCCGAAACGGAGTACCTGAAGCGTTTCGGCCTCAACGGAGCTACTGACCGTGACACGTTCAAGTCCAAAATCCCGGTGGTCACGTATGAAGATCTTCAGCCTGAGATTCAACGTATCGCTAATGGTGACCGCTCTCCCATCTTGAGCTCTCATCCCATCTCTGAATTCCTTACCAG TTCTGGGACTTCAGCCGGTGAGAGAAAACTGATGCCTACGATTCACGAAGAATTGGACCGTCGCACGCTACTGTACAGCTTGCTCCAGCCTGTGATGAATCT TTACGTGCCCGACTTGGACAAGGGAAAGGGATTGTACTTTTTGTTCATCAAGGCCGAGACCAAGACTCCCGGTGGGCTATTAGCCCGTCCGGTTTTGACGAGTTACTACAAGAGCGAGCACTTCAAGACCAGGCCGTACGACCCCTACAATGTCTACACCAGCCCCAACGAAGCCATTCTCTGCTCCGACTCGTTTCAAAGCATGTACGCCCAAATGCTTTGCGGCCTCATCATGCGCGAGCAAGTCCTCCGCGTAGGGGCGGTCTTCGCCTCCGGCCTACTCCGAGCCATCCGTTTCCTTCAGCTCAACTGGCAGCAACTAGCCGAAGACATCAAAACCGGAAttctaaaccctaaaatcacaGATGTTTCTATCCGGGAGAAGATGGTGGAGCTTTTGAAACCCGACGCGGAGCTGGTGGAGTTCATCAAAAAGGAGTGTGAAGGAGAGAATTGGG GGATAATCCCCAGGATTTGGCCCAACACGAAGTACCTCGATGTGATAGTCACCGGTGCAATGGCTCAGTACATTCCAACACTGGATTACTACAGCAATAGCCTACCCAAGGCTTGCACAATGTACGCTTCTTCTGAATGCTATTTTGGCCTGAACCTTAAGCCGATGTGCGACCCTTCTGAAGTGTCATACACCATTATGCCGATGATGGGCTATTTCGAGTTCATTCCACACGATCCATCTGCTCCTCCTCTGTCCAAAAAGTCACCTCCAAGGCTCTTAGAGCTTGCTGACCTGGAAGTCGGAAAAGAATACGAGTTGGTCATTTCCACATACGCTGGACTGTGCCGTTACAGAGTCGGAGACATTCTCCAAGTCACCGGCTTCTACAACGCCGCGCCACAGTTCCGGTTTGTGAGGAGGAAGAACGTTTTGCTGAGCATTGACGCCGACAAAACCGACGAGGCGGAGCTCCAGAAAGGCATTGACAACGCCACCGAACTCCTCCGTGAATTCAACACTTCTGTGGTGGAGTACACAAGCTACGCCGACACCAAAACATTCCCAGGACATTACGTCATTTACTGGGAGTTGATGGTGAAGGACCCGTCTATCAGTGCCCCAAGCCACGAGGTTCTGAACCGGTGCTGCCTTGTCATGGAGGAGTCCCTAAACTCTGTGTACCGGCAATACCGAGTGTCTGACAAAACAATCGGGCCTCTCGAAATTAGGGTTGTGAAGAGTGGCACATTCGAGGAGCTCATGGACTACGCCATTTCCCGCGGCGCATCGATTAATCAGTACAAGGCGCCGAGGTGCGTGAACTTCTCACCCATCATGGAGTTGCTGGACTCTAGGGTTGAATCGGTGCACTTCAGCCCGGCGCTGCCACATTGGACCCCGGAGCGACGCCATTGA